In the genome of Deltaproteobacteria bacterium, the window CCCAGTCCCTTGCCGTCTTAACCCTGGATACCCCAGCCTCATTGAACGCAGCCAACATCGGTTCGAGGAGAGAACCGCAGGCCAGGAGGAGTTCTCCTCCCTCGGCCAGGAGACCTGTCGTCATATCCACCAGATTGTTCAATTCCCCGGTGGGTTCACCGGCAAGCCGTCTCCTCCTTATTGCGACCGGCCTTCCGGAGGCAAGCCCCACGGCGATGGCCTCCCCCTCGCTGCAGTAAAGGATGCCGCCATCCCTGATCCCACCGAAGACGGACGCGGCGGCCAATCCCAGGGCGTCGGTCTGAATCGCCGCAGGGGAAATACCTGCGGGCAGAACCTTTAAAACCTCCCGGAGAAGTTCCTGTTCGCAGGCGACCGCCACACCTTTGCATCCATGCTTGTCCATGGTGAAGGGAATGAAATCGGAAACCGATTCATCGGACGGAATGGGGATTTCACCCTCAAGCTCTGAAGGAAGGACCTGGTTGATCCGTCGCCGCCCGGTAAACGGGAATGAAAGGGTCCGTTGAAAAGTGCGCACAGCGGGGATTCCCACAACGACCCTCTCCATAGAAAAGCCGTTTTCCACAACCAGCCTTAGAGCCGAGGACCAGCAGTCGTAGAGCGTCTCCCCCTCTCCGGGAAAAACAGCGGCGCGGTTAAGTGAAACTCCCCTCAAATTGGCGGAAAGTTCAACTACCGTGACGTTTCCACTCTCCTTAAGGGATATGCCTGTGCCTGTTCCGGCAAACATTTCCATAAGTGGCAAAATTATCAGAACCCCCTATAGTACACAAGGCTGACATGCTCTCCTTGCCTGGCGAAGACGCCGGCGGCTGTGCTGGAGGACCTTTCAGTCTCCCCGGTAATCACAGCGGAGAAATGACTGCTGTTGACATCGATCAGCGATAAAACCTGATTGTAGAGATCCTCGTGAAAATCCGCCACCCTCTCTTTCAGCTCGTTGGTTGTCTGAAACGGGGCATCGGACCTGACCGAAATGATCTCCTCGGCAAGATCGCGGTCGATTATGTAGTCCACGCCCCCTACCCCTTTCGGGGTCAGGGACATGAGAACCTCGGCAGACGCGGTATTGATATTTATTTTACCGTCCCGCCTCCCGTATATCGTGACAAATTTCCTTAGAGGAGGGATATCCCCTTCGCCGCGGTTCAGGAGGGCGTCGCCGACCCCTTTGACAAGAGCCAACTCACCCACAGTTCGAAGCCTTTCATTGGGGCAGGAATAGGGCCCGGGCAGATCCGAATAATACCGTTCCTCAGCCCCATTTTCCAGGGCGATGTTGTCCTCGTCCATCCAGTCGGTAAGGCTGTCGACAATCTCGTCCGCACGTTTGTTAGAGATGCCGAGAGATGTCAGCAGGGACCAGAGCCGGCCGGCCGCCTTTGCCGTCTCCTCATCGGTCTCGCCGTCATTGTTGACCAGAGCGTTGATGTCCAGTTTTCCCTCCTCGTCTTCGACCCTGCCGCTTACCCAACCGATATCAGCGATGGGTATTGTTCCAGCGGAATTGGCGGCTGCCCAATCGTCGCTGAATGAATCCACCTTGACATCGTCCTTCTCCAGGGCGGCCTGCACCAGGGCCAGGCCCGAGCGGGCGATATATTCGGTCTGAAGCTCGTAGGCGGCATTGTAAGCGATATCCTCAAACAGATTTACCCCGGCCCTTGTATCCAGCACCACCACGGAGAGGAGGAGCACCGCCACAATGGCCATAAGAAGGGCAACGCCCCTCTCCCCTTCCGAACGCGGTATTAATGCCATGGTGCCGCTCATGACATTTTATTCCGGCAGGTAGGCCACCACATGGTAGGATTCCTCCCTTGTGCCTTCCATCCACTTCACCGTGAGGCTGATCTCCTTGACCCCGGAAAATTCCGTATCGGTGACGGTGTCGGACCAGGTGTATATTCCTTTCTCATCCCTGGCTTCCTCCTGGGTGGAGTCGGGAACACCATTATAAATGATCCCTTCCATCTTCTCCCGGGCCAGGTAGGAGGCTCCCATGAGGCGGGCGGCGTGAAGGGTTCGGCGGCTGTTAAGGCCATCGGTCTGAAGAAGGACCAACAGGCCCGCCGCCAGGACGGCAAGAGCCGCTAGGATCTCCAGGAGGGTAAAACCATCCTCCCCCCCCTGGATGCTTCGTCGGAGGCTACGACGCAGGAAGTTCCACATACCCATCCTTCAGCCGAATCCCTCCGCTCAACATCTCCGGCTGAATACTCCAGACCCTCCCTTTTCTGTCCCCCACATGGATAATTGAAGGCTCGATAATCCCCCGGGGCGACAGATGGATCTCCCCTGTTCCCTCGTTTTTCTTCCCCTCACCGACCGTTATCACGTCCACTATCTTCATCCCTTCGGGAAGCCGTAGAATCCTGACATCCTCATCTGGAATATATTTGTCCTCCGGGCCAAAGTATGAAGCCGTGACGACCGACTGGTCCATATCAAAATCCAGCCTGTAGTAGCGCCTGAGGGTTACGGCCCGATCCCTGGTGAGCTGGATCAGCATTCCCAGCTTTCTGATGCCGCGATCCAGCTCCAACCCCGAGATATCGGGCAGTCTTGGCAGGATAATCCCGATGGCGATACCGATTATCACCATAACTATGACCAACTCCAGGAGGGTAAATCCCCCATCGGTAACGATTCTTCCACTCCGGGCATTTCCGGGGACGGGGTATCTGCCGCACGGTCTTCTACTCAAGGGTCCAGGATTCGATGTCCGCATCCTTTCCTTCGCCCCCTTCAACCCCATCGGCCCCATAGGAAACGATATCGAACTCTCCGTGCAGACCGGGAGAAAGATAGATGTAATCCCTGCCCCAGGGATCTGCGGGAACCTTTCCCTTTTCAAGATAGCCCCCATCACGGTATTTTCCGGGAACCGGATCGGTGGTGGGTTCCCTGACCAGGGCCTCAAGGCCCTGATCCGTAGTCGGATAAAAACCATTATCCAGATAATAGGTCTTGAGGGCCGTCTCAAGATTGGAAATGGTCACTTCAGCCTTCAAATGTCTTGCTTTCTCCGGTTCACCCAGGAACCGGGGGGCAACGATGGTAATGAGCGTCGCAAGAATGACCATGACCACCATGAGCTCGATGAGCGTGAATCCGTTCTCCCGTCCACCTTTTGGAATTTTCATTATCCTTCTCCTGTGAAAAAATCCAATTGCCGGCTTCTTTATATTTATGCTTCGTCCGGTCAATGCGTACCTGGATCAATACCGGAACAGGGAAAAACTTATTTAACACAGAGTACACAGGGTTTCACAGAGTTTCACAGAGTTTTTTCAAGTTAACTTCTTTGTCAAACCCTCTTCAAAACCCTGTGGAGCAGTCTGCGAAAGGCTGCGCTGTGTTAAAAGCTTTTGACTATACCTCTATCCCGATCTGACAAGCTGGTTCAGATCAAATATGGGAAGAAGCACCGCAAGGACAACAAACAGCACTACCCCGGCCATTAGAAGAATGAGGAGGGGCTCCATGACCGAGGTCAAAGCCTGAATGGAGGTGGTAACCTCCTCCTCGTAGGACTCCGCAACACCCGTCAACATCCCACCCAGTTCTCCGCTCTCTTCCCCCACCGCAACAACCCTCGGAACAAGGGGTGGAAAGACCGCGCCGGCCCTCAGGGCATCCGCCAGGGAACCACCGCGAGAGACGGACAGGGCGGCCTCTCCAACTGCCGAACTGAGAACCCGGTTCCCGAGTACCTGTCCCGCAACCTCGAGGGACTTCAAAAGCGGAACGCCGCTCTGAAGGAGAGACCCGAGGATGAAGCACATCCTGACGGTCGCGATCTTCAGGACAAGCCGGCCGAACACGGGCACTTTCAGCTTCAGACCGTCCACGACCGGCCCGAACCTGGCGCTGCCCGACAGGTTTCTATACAGAAGAAAAATCAGCACGACGGCAACGATAAGGGCAGGCCAGTAACGCGAGGCGAGATCGCTGACAACCAGCAGGATCCGTGTGGGCACCGGGAGGGTTCTGCCGAAATCCGAAAAGATTCCCACGACCTGGGGCACAACATAGGCAAAAAGAAAGAGCAGGAAGGTAAAACCGAGGATCGTCATGATAATCGGGTAGGTAAGCGCCGCCATGATCCTGCCCCGAAGACGGGTTTCCTTCTCCAGGGTGAGGGCCAGACGCGTCATAATGGTGTCCAGAAAACCTCCGGATTCCCCTGCCCTTACCATCTGTATAAAGATAGGCGGAAACACCGATGGATGCTCCGCAAGAGCTTCATGGAAAGATTTTCCTTCGTTAATCCCATTGCGGACACTGCTTAGCACCTTGCGGACAGCTGGTTTTTCTACCTGTTCCATGAGGGCTTCCAGTGCCTGAACGAGCGTGAGCCCGGCTTTAAGGAGCGTTGCGAGCTGACGGGCGGTAGTGGCAAGGTCTTTTCGGTTCATACGCTCGAAAAGAAAAAATTCCCTGGAAGAAGAATCGTCCTTCCGGGCAGCCGCGTTTTCCAGTGAAATTACGTAAAGCCCATTGGTCTTTAACCGTTCGCGGGCCGCATGCAGGGTGCCGGCGTCAACAAACCCGGCGCGCTTTCTACCCTTGGTATCCAGGGCGCTGTACTCAAACAGGGGCATGACCGGCCTCCTCCTGAGTAACCCTGAGAATCTCCTCCACCGTGGTCACTTCATCCAGGACCTTCCTCCCCCCGTCCTGCCGCAGGGTTCTCATGCCCTCCTCGATGGCTATCCGGTGAACCGTGCCGCTGTCAGGATTTTTCAGGGCCGCAGCCTTGATCCTGTCCGTCACCATGAGTAGCTCATAGATTCCCGTCCTGCCAACGTAGCCGGTCCCCAGACATTGATGACACCCCGCGCCCTTCCACAGACGGCCATCGGGTATCTCATTCGATTCCCAGCCGAGTTCTGCCAACTCCTCCTCAAGGGGAACGTATGTTTCTGCGCAGTGGGGGCAGATTTTCCGAACGAGCCTCTGTGCCAGAATGGCGGTGACGGAGGACGCCACCAGAAACGGCTCAACCCCCATGTCGATAAGCCGGGTAACCGCTCCCGCCGCATCATTGGTATGAAGGGTCGATAAAACGAGATGGCCTGTCAGGGAAGCCTGAATCGCAATCTCCGCCGTCTCCAGATCCCGTATCTCGCCTACCATAATCACATTGGGATCCTGCCGAAGGATGGATCGCAGCCCGTTGGCAAAGGTGAGATCTATTTTCGGGTTGATCTGGATCTGGCTTATCCCCCTGAGTTGATATTCCACCGGATCCTCCACCGTGATTATGTTCCTGTCGGCGGAGTTGATCCTGGTAAGCGCCCCGTAGAGGGTGGTTGTCTTTCCGCTTCCTGTTGGACCGGTCACGAGGGTAATGCCATGGCTGGAATGGACGATCCTTTCCATGGACCTGAGGTGATCGGAAGCCATCCCGATCTCCTCTAAGCCCAGCAGAACCTGGGATCGATCCAGGAGCCTTAAAACGCCCCGCTCTCCAAAACGTGTCGGCACGATGGACACCCGGATGTCAATGTCCTTTCCGGCGATCTTGATCCGAATCCTCCCATCCTGGGGCAGGCGCTTCTCGGCGATATCGAGGTCCGCCATAACTTTGACACGTGAAATTATGGGGGAATGAAGCCTCTTGGGCAGGGAGTGAACGTTGTGCAGGACCCCATCCACCCGGTAGCGAACGGAGAGGTCTCCCTCGAATGGCTCGATATGGATGTCGCTGGCCCTCTCCCGAACCGCTTCATAAAGGAGGGAATTGACGAAGCTGATAATGGGAGCCTCGTCGGAAGAGTCAAGGAGGTCCTGGGGTTCATCGAACTCGCCGGCATGAATGGCAAGGCCACCGTTATCAAGATTTTCAATGACCATATCGGCGGAGTCGGAGGATCTCTCGTAGGTCAGATTGATGGCCTCGGATATGGCCTTTCTTGTGGAAAGGACGGGTTTCACCACCGCTCCCAGAAAGACGCTGACGTTTTCAAGCACCTCATGATTCAGTTGATTTACCGCGACCCTGGTCTCCCCGGTTTCAGCATCCACGAAGGGATAAAGAAAGTGTTTACGCGCATATTGGATGGGGATCTGATGCCCTGCGGACCTCTCACGCACCCGGACCGAAAAATCCTCGATGAAGGGTACGCCGGACACATCCCCGAGCATATCAAGAATTTCGGTTTCCCCCAGCATTTTAAGGTGGAGAAGGGCCTCGTCCAGGGTCGTTCCCATCCTCTCCCCCTGGAGGTTCGCCTCCTCGACCTGGGCAATGGTCAGAAGGCCACGTTCCACGAGGGCCTCACCGAGCCTGTCCGAAAAAGCGTGTCCTTTCATTTTCCCTCTTTCCCGGGTTTGTCCGGGGCCTTCTCTCCATCAACAGCGGGGCGCTCCACCAACCCGGTATCTTCCATCCTCTCCATGGGGAGGAGTGTCTGCTTCCGGACACTGTATTGGGAGGCCTCCTGCATATCCTTCGGATTTGCGATAATATGAGGGGTGAGAAAGATCAGGAGGTTTGTTTTGCTCGCAACGGTCGACTCCTTGCGGAACAGAGCCCCGAGTATCGGCAGGCTTCCAAGCACCGGGACCCGGCTGACGACTTTGGTCTTGTCGTCCCTGATCAGCCCTCCGATAACCACCGTCTGACCATCAGAGACAACCACACTTGTATTGGCCTTGCGCTTGAGGGTCGTTGGGGCGATCTCCCGGGAAAGGCCGGTGTTGATGGTGTTGGCAACCAGAGCCTCAAGCTGGGTAAAGATATCCAGTTTGACAAACCGTTCGGAGTTGATCTGGGGGGTAATCCTCAGGGTCAGGCCCACATCCCGGTAATCGAAGGTGATGACCGGCTGATTGTTGGCATCAAACTTGGTGCTGGTCTGAAACGGAACGTTCTGGGCCACGACGATTTCAGCTTCATGGTTATCCATGGTCACGATAGTGGGGGTGGAAAGGATGTTCACGTCCGAATCCGTGCGGAGCAGACTGATGAGCGTTCCAAGGTTTGGAACGTCAACCACCTGACCGCCCACATTAAAGGAAATCGTCTCACCGAGGGCCCCGACGACAAGTCCGCTCGGGGTACTTGGAAATGAAGTGACCAGTGAATCCAACGCGCCGAAGGTGGATCCTCCAAACCCCAGGGTACCATTATTGAATTTGTTGGCGGCGCGCCATTCCACACCCATTGACAGCGTCTTGTCCATCGATACCTCAGCGATCAGGACCTCCACAAGGACCTGCTCCCGCGGCACATCCAGTTTCCTGATTACAGACTCCAGGACAGCGTAATCCTCGGGTTTGGCTGTGATCACCAGGGAGTTGGTCGCCGGATCCGAGATAATGGAAATATCCAGTTCAGGCGTGCCGGTTCTTGCTGCAGCCTGTCCCGGATTGCCGGAGGTTGCCTTGACCTGGTTCGATACCTGCTTCACAGGAATTCCCATGAGGACCTTGGACAGATCATCCGAATCCGCGTTCTGCAGGTAGTAGACGTGGATCTTCCCCTTCCCCGCCGGCATTGATACGTCCAGTTGTTTTACTAAAGCCTCCACCCGATCGAGGGTTTGGACGTCTCCTATGGCGATGATGGAGTTGGTCCTGTCATCCGGGATAATCTTTGTCTCCATCAGAGACGCCGCCTGCGCCGGCTGGATGCCCCTGGCCGAGCGGCGGGGCACGACCACCGGCCTGGATTGTTTCTGAATAATCTGGGTAATCTTCCCGGCGAGATCTTCCACGGGGGCGTAGTTCACCTTGATAGTGCGGATCTCTTCCCGCGCTCCGGCCACATCCACCACGGATATGATCTGGCCGAGGCGGGACAGGAGGGACTCGGTGGTGGTGATGATAAGCAGGTTTGTCGGGCCATAGGCGGTGATGCTGTCGCTCTTGGGGATAAGGGGCGCGAGCAGGTTCCTAAGGTCATCCGCGCTGGTGTATTGGACGTGTATGACCTGGGTTATGTACTGGTCCCCCACCTTTTTTTTGGCCGTAGCGCCTACCTCCGTGTCCATATTATAACTAGCTACGTTGGCCGCCGGTACGATCTTGTTGATCCTGCCGGCGGGGACCAGGGCATACCCCTTTACCCTCAGAATCGACAGAAACACCTGGTAGATCTCATCGGCAGTCAGGGATTTGGGGCCAACCATCGTAACCCGCCCCTGGACACGATCATCGATCAGGAAGTTTTTGCCGGTGATTTCGCTCACCGTCTCAATAACCTTCCGTATATCCACACCGTTAAAATCAATTTTATAGGCCGACGCGGCCAGGGCTTTCATGGGTATGGCCATGAGGATTACAGTAAGAAGGATCGCCGGAATTTTCCTGTGGATTTTCTTTTTCATGGCATTATCACCTTATTTCATAATGAAGGGTGAGATTTTTCCGGAACCGCTCAATCACCAGGGTGATGCGGCTTTCGTCCTTTAGCTGCTGGAACATCTGCAGGGCCTGTTCAGGACCGGATATCTCCAGCCCGTTTACCCGTTTAATGATGTCGCCGTTGACCATGCCCAACTTCATGAAGAGACTGTTGGGTCGGATATTAAAAACCTTGAACCCGTCCGGCTTCCCGTTGGAGAAGTGTGGAATCAGACGTACTTGGGTCAAAAGCTTGCTGAAATTCCCAAGAACTCCATCAACCTCTCTGCGGTCCATGACATAGTTATTGTCGGAAACCTTTCTGACCGTTATGCCGCCGGTGTTTTCCCTTCCGGAACGAACCGCCCGGACGCCGAACTTCCTCGCAGACGGGGCGGCGGCTCTTTCTGCAATCTTCTCCAGGACCTCCCGATGTCCGTTCCTCATCAGTATGACCCTGTTCCTGGCCACTGAGACCAGGGTCACCCCGTCGGCGACAAAATCCCCCGCAAAGTACAGCTGCTGCTTATTCGTACTGCTGTTTTGAATAATGGCGAATGAACGTCCACCCTTGACATTGACCACCGTCCCCAGCAGCTGGAGGGGAAGGGCGCTTCCCGGAAGACTCCCCCCGACGGCCGCGTTTTCGTTCTTATCGGAAGGGGTTTGACCGATACGACTGCCGAACAGGTTTCTGTGCAGTACCGCGGCCGCGTCGGCGTCTCCGCCATAACCTTTCCCGGAGGGGTTCTTGGATAAAACAACGGTTCGGGACCGCGCAACCGATTCGGCCCCGGGAGGAACAAAGGCGGTGAGGATGATCTGCGATGCAAAAAAGGCCGCCGCCATGATGAGAAGCAGGTCAACCGCCGTGAATATATATTTACCTGACTTTGACAGGGTCGTAAAAAGTCCATCCATGGCTCTTTACTCCACGGGTTCCATTACGGCGCAAGATCCGGGTTCTGGTAATCGGGATCAGCCAGATCACCGGAGAAAACCAACGGATAGATGGCACTTGGGAAATCTACAAGGTCCCCGTTCGTGTGATTATACGTTTCCAAAAAGTCTTTATATTGCAGATACGGCGGTTCCGATGCCAGGTTGGTGGCCCGGTTCATGGTAGAAATTTTGAGGATGCCCAAAAAATCACCGCCGATATTCTTCGAGAATACCGCCTCGCCGTACCTGTTGGTCTGATATCTGATTACCATCTGATTGACCTGGTCGGGGTCGGTCCCGGATTCAAGGAGGCCGGCAAAATCCGAGGCGGGCCGCTGTTGATAACTGTTATTGGGGGTGGCGGAGCTGTCGAGGGGCGACCCCATGATATCGCTGGCCAGGTTGAGCGGGGGAATGCCGGCCTCCATAAAGGAGAAGACCCTATGGTGGTTCACATTGGAAGAAGGTCCCGTCATCTGGAGGGCGCCGGACGCGGTGGAGGAGTAGTAGTATCCGTTGTAGGTATAAAAGGCGCCCAGTTTACCGTCGATGTGTGCGGCCGGCTCCCCGTTGTCCTGGATCACACGCCAGACGTACTCACCCTCGGGTGGGGTTGCCGCGGGATCCTGCCCCAGGGGGAAGCCGTCATAGCGGTAGGTCCAGCCCAGGGGATAGACGGTGGAGCCTGAAGACCAACGGACGCTGGAGAAGATGGAGGGCGATCCGGTGTCCCATACGGGGCCGCCTGAACCGGAGAGAGTCGAGGTGGTGGTCAACCACCTCGACGAACCGTTTCCCGCGCTGTCTATGGCAACGACGGCAAACCCGTAGGAAACATCGTTCACCATGTCCCCAACGGTGGCGGATGTGCCGGTGGTGTCGATGAAGGCGTAGGTCCCTGATGCGTAGGCGCCGGCGTCGGATGCGGCGACGGAGCCGGGCGCGTGGTACAGCCGGTAGGTAATGGTTGAAGATGCAGCTGCCGTACCCCATGAGGCGAGGACCGTCCCGGGGGTTCCCGGCGAAATGGTGAAGTTGGTGGCGATCCAGGAAGGTCCGGAAGTGGAACCCACCGGGACCGCCGGGACGGCGGAGATTGGCGTTCCGGCAATTCCGACGTCGCCGTTTGCCGCGAAGGGCTCAACACCGATGTAGTAGTTCGTCCCGTTGACAAGGCCGGTAAGTGTTACAGGGACCGGAGATCCGGTGTATGAGACATCTTTTCGAATGTATCTCGGGTCGTAAGTCTCGGTAGCTGAAGGGGCTGCATAAACATGATGGAGTATGGTTCCGGAGTTAAGGGAATTGTCCAGAACAAAACTCAATTCCCCACCCACGTCTGTCGCAATGGTTGAGGAAATGCTGGCGCTCCCCAGCGATGTACCCCCCGAAACAGGCGTAACGTTCCGGGTGGATGTGGCCGAAAGGGTGTCAAGGTTGGCGGATGCATCCCGGGCGCGAAGGCCGAAAGTGTACCCGGTTCCGTTTTTCAGCAGCAACGTGTCGTTGGGATAGGGAGCGCCGGGACCCACGGTGAAGAAGAGCGCCCCTCCTGCGGGGGCCCACTGAATACCCCTGACCACCAAGTTTTTCCCCCAATCAACGTTGTTCCACGAGGCCGTGGGCGCGTAGTAAAGATCGTAGGCGTCCGCCGGGTACCCATCCGTCCGGGAGGACCAGAGGATCGTCTGACCTGTGCCCGCCGCCCGCGCCCCCTGGAGACCCGCCAGCGGAACCTCCCAGTCGGGCTCGATGCCGGGCAGGGTGTTGGTGTATCCGGACGCATCCCGGATACCGAGGGGAAACCGGGTGTCGCCGTCCGTGTCCTGCCAGAGCTGGAATCTGAAACCAACCGTGCCGGTGAGGGATGGTTCCTGCCGCCACCAGAAGGTGGGCAGAATCGTCGACGCGAACTCATCGGTATCGCCCGCACGGTAAGGGGATGAGGTGTCCCGCCCGTCCGTCAGCCACTGGTTGTCAACAGGAGATACCTGCAATTCATCGAGGTAGACGGTGACAACCGTGATGAAGCCATCGGCGACAGGGACAGCCATTGTCGTATCTCCCACTGCGAAACCGCGATCGGCGTAGGCCTGGTACGTTCCCTCCGCGCCCTCCCCCGAGATGTGGCTCCCCCGGATGACCCACCCCCTGCCTCCCTGTGGGTCGAGGAGACTCGCCGGATCCACCTGGACCGTATGGACCCCGCCTACGGACAGGCTCTTAAATACCTGGCCCGTATTGCGTACGCCGGTAACAAGGGTGGTCCCGTCCACGCGGACCTGGACGCCGTCCACAGGAATCCCATTGGGATCCGCCCCTTCCATGACCTGAACGACGATGGCCGTTTCCTTGGGAAGCGGGATCCAACAGGCCGTGAGGGTCAAAGACAGGCCGAACAGAACAAGTAGGGACAGTGGTCCCCATTTTTTCATCCAGACATCTCCTGAAGCGTCGTCCCCACACGGCCGATAATCTCGTCCAGCCCTCCCGGCCGCTTGCCCCCTGCCTGGGCCATGTCCGGACGCCCGCCGCCTCTTCCATCCACGAGGGGGGCCAGCCGGTTTATCAATTCGGAGGCCGGGAAGTTTTCCACCAGGTCACGGCTCACCACGCATACCAGGTAGGCCTTGTTTTCATCCCTTGTTCCAAGGAGGACCACTCCGCTTCCGATTTTGTCCCTCATCCGGTCGGCGGTATCCCTCAGGGAGGTGGGATCCTGACCGGGCACCTCGGCTGCAAGGTACTTGATCCCGCCGGCCTCCTTAACCATGTTCGCCAGATCCGTCCCGCCTCCGGCCAATCCCCTCTGGAGATCCCGGATTTTCTTTTCCTGTTCCTGAATCGTCGACAGGAGTTTGCGAATTCGCGCCGGGAGTTCCGGAGCCGATACCTTCACCGCTTCGGCCATCTCCCGGAGGGCGTCTTCCTCCTCCCTGATCCTGCTCAGAACGCCGGCCCCTGTCACGGCCTCGATCCTTCGCACACCGGCAGCGACACTGGATTCCTGAAGAACCCTGAAAAGACCGATATCACCCGTCCGGTTCACATGGGTGCCGCCGCAAAGTTCCATGCTGACTCCCGGCACCGACACGACCCGGACCACATCCCCGTACTTTTCCCCAAAGAGGGCCATGGCGCCCTCCTTCATCGCCTCCTCGGAGGACATTTCACGGGTCTTGACGGAAATATTTTCCATGATATTCCCGTTGACAAGGTCCTCGATCCGTTCAATCTCCTCCCTGAGCAGGCCGGAAAAGTGGGTGAAGTCGAAGCGCAGGCGGCTGGGATTCACCAGGGATCCCGACTGTTTCACATGCTCGCCAAGGGTCCGTCTCAGTGCCGCCTGGAGAAGATGTGTAGCGGTGTGATTACGCCTGGTAGCTGATCTGGCGTCATGATCGATACGGGCGGTGCATATGTCGCCCAGTTTGACCTTAGCCGCATCCGGGAAACGGCAGTGGTGGACGACCAGGTCCGGCAGAGGACGGGTAGTGTTGAAAACGGATGCCTTGAATCCGTCGCCTTCCAGCAAACCGGTGTCGCCGGCCTGTCCGCCGCTCTCACCGTAGAAAGGGGTATGGTCCAGGACGAGCTCGATCT includes:
- the gspK gene encoding type II secretion system minor pseudopilin GspK, yielding MALIPRSEGERGVALLMAIVAVLLLSVVVLDTRAGVNLFEDIAYNAAYELQTEYIARSGLALVQAALEKDDVKVDSFSDDWAAANSAGTIPIADIGWVSGRVEDEEGKLDINALVNNDGETDEETAKAAGRLWSLLTSLGISNKRADEIVDSLTDWMDEDNIALENGAEERYYSDLPGPYSCPNERLRTVGELALVKGVGDALLNRGEGDIPPLRKFVTIYGRRDGKININTASAEVLMSLTPKGVGGVDYIIDRDLAEEIISVRSDAPFQTTNELKERVADFHEDLYNQVLSLIDVNSSHFSAVITGETERSSSTAAGVFARQGEHVSLVYYRGF
- a CDS encoding prepilin-type N-terminal cleavage/methylation domain-containing protein, with protein sequence MGMWNFLRRSLRRSIQGGEDGFTLLEILAALAVLAAGLLVLLQTDGLNSRRTLHAARLMGASYLAREKMEGIIYNGVPDSTQEEARDEKGIYTWSDTVTDTEFSGVKEISLTVKWMEGTREESYHVVAYLPE
- a CDS encoding prepilin-type N-terminal cleavage/methylation domain-containing protein, which produces MSRRPCGRYPVPGNARSGRIVTDGGFTLLELVIVMVIIGIAIGIILPRLPDISGLELDRGIRKLGMLIQLTRDRAVTLRRYYRLDFDMDQSVVTASYFGPEDKYIPDEDVRILRLPEGMKIVDVITVGEGKKNEGTGEIHLSPRGIIEPSIIHVGDRKGRVWSIQPEMLSGGIRLKDGYVELPAS
- the gspG gene encoding type II secretion system major pseudopilin GspG, giving the protein MKIPKGGRENGFTLIELMVVMVILATLITIVAPRFLGEPEKARHLKAEVTISNLETALKTYYLDNGFYPTTDQGLEALVREPTTDPVPGKYRDGGYLEKGKVPADPWGRDYIYLSPGLHGEFDIVSYGADGVEGGEGKDADIESWTLE
- the gspF gene encoding type II secretion system inner membrane protein GspF encodes the protein MPLFEYSALDTKGRKRAGFVDAGTLHAARERLKTNGLYVISLENAAARKDDSSSREFFLFERMNRKDLATTARQLATLLKAGLTLVQALEALMEQVEKPAVRKVLSSVRNGINEGKSFHEALAEHPSVFPPIFIQMVRAGESGGFLDTIMTRLALTLEKETRLRGRIMAALTYPIIMTILGFTFLLFLFAYVVPQVVGIFSDFGRTLPVPTRILLVVSDLASRYWPALIVAVVLIFLLYRNLSGSARFGPVVDGLKLKVPVFGRLVLKIATVRMCFILGSLLQSGVPLLKSLEVAGQVLGNRVLSSAVGEAALSVSRGGSLADALRAGAVFPPLVPRVVAVGEESGELGGMLTGVAESYEEEVTTSIQALTSVMEPLLILLMAGVVLFVVLAVLLPIFDLNQLVRSG
- the gspE gene encoding type II secretion system ATPase GspE, yielding MKGHAFSDRLGEALVERGLLTIAQVEEANLQGERMGTTLDEALLHLKMLGETEILDMLGDVSGVPFIEDFSVRVRERSAGHQIPIQYARKHFLYPFVDAETGETRVAVNQLNHEVLENVSVFLGAVVKPVLSTRKAISEAINLTYERSSDSADMVIENLDNGGLAIHAGEFDEPQDLLDSSDEAPIISFVNSLLYEAVRERASDIHIEPFEGDLSVRYRVDGVLHNVHSLPKRLHSPIISRVKVMADLDIAEKRLPQDGRIRIKIAGKDIDIRVSIVPTRFGERGVLRLLDRSQVLLGLEEIGMASDHLRSMERIVHSSHGITLVTGPTGSGKTTTLYGALTRINSADRNIITVEDPVEYQLRGISQIQINPKIDLTFANGLRSILRQDPNVIMVGEIRDLETAEIAIQASLTGHLVLSTLHTNDAAGAVTRLIDMGVEPFLVASSVTAILAQRLVRKICPHCAETYVPLEEELAELGWESNEIPDGRLWKGAGCHQCLGTGYVGRTGIYELLMVTDRIKAAALKNPDSGTVHRIAIEEGMRTLRQDGGRKVLDEVTTVEEILRVTQEEAGHAPV
- the gspD gene encoding type II secretion system secretin GspD, with product MKKKIHRKIPAILLTVILMAIPMKALAASAYKIDFNGVDIRKVIETVSEITGKNFLIDDRVQGRVTMVGPKSLTADEIYQVFLSILRVKGYALVPAGRINKIVPAANVASYNMDTEVGATAKKKVGDQYITQVIHVQYTSADDLRNLLAPLIPKSDSITAYGPTNLLIITTTESLLSRLGQIISVVDVAGAREEIRTIKVNYAPVEDLAGKITQIIQKQSRPVVVPRRSARGIQPAQAASLMETKIIPDDRTNSIIAIGDVQTLDRVEALVKQLDVSMPAGKGKIHVYYLQNADSDDLSKVLMGIPVKQVSNQVKATSGNPGQAAARTGTPELDISIISDPATNSLVITAKPEDYAVLESVIRKLDVPREQVLVEVLIAEVSMDKTLSMGVEWRAANKFNNGTLGFGGSTFGALDSLVTSFPSTPSGLVVGALGETISFNVGGQVVDVPNLGTLISLLRTDSDVNILSTPTIVTMDNHEAEIVVAQNVPFQTSTKFDANNQPVITFDYRDVGLTLRITPQINSERFVKLDIFTQLEALVANTINTGLSREIAPTTLKRKANTSVVVSDGQTVVIGGLIRDDKTKVVSRVPVLGSLPILGALFRKESTVASKTNLLIFLTPHIIANPKDMQEASQYSVRKQTLLPMERMEDTGLVERPAVDGEKAPDKPGKEGK